One genomic window of Bactrocera dorsalis isolate Fly_Bdor chromosome 4, ASM2337382v1, whole genome shotgun sequence includes the following:
- the LOC105228338 gene encoding uncharacterized protein LOC105228338, producing the protein MHKKVLVASLLLLFIQMSNGLLRRCFQCRSRGELGSCKDPFSFNATDVENEPGLSAVPCASGWCGKVIEGGGTYAVDDYDQAIQRMCVQRGPDDNQDRCANTVYNYKKVYMCFCQGDLCNSSSNISSHFCYLVIVIVAFICNIFFSFQR; encoded by the exons ATGCATAAAAAAGTTCTAGTTGCTTCGTTATTGCTTCTTTTTATCCAAATGTCAAATG gtttgctTCGTCGGTGTTTTCAATGTCGATCTAGAGGTGAACTTGGAAGCTGTAAAGATCCATTCTCATTTAATGCAACTGATGTTGAAAATGAACCCGGATTGTCGGCTGTACCATGTGCATCTGGATGGTGTGGGAAAGTAATTGAAGGTGGTGGCACATATGCCGTGGACG ACTACGATCAAGCAATACAACGGATGTGTGTGCAACGAGGCCCTGATGACAATCAAGATCGCTGCGCCAACACagtttacaattataaaaaagtgtatATGTGCTTTTGCCAAGGAGATTTATGCAACTCAAGTTCAAATATTAGCAgtcatttttgttatttggtTATTGTAATAGTCGcctttatatgtaatattttcttttctttccaaCGATAA
- the LOC105228337 gene encoding uncharacterized protein LOC105228337: MMTVNSRVFQYYLDNFFKFPKEIRNDIVYCQRSLKAHIKVHQMVIDVFNQEEDADPAQKQRILEEIESEIYEINAEQHFLFLRLRRIVDEFTKMLKRNDVLIDYEAINSTISKEVVPLINDLTIEILPATVLFRNTEQKLIEKYFEVQKEKIVYEIEDSDEDHNQILSSGDLIDDFSANSNDAFHLQGPGGNSNSLSQMSLLKPISQRLVGSGRFTDASKFLQMNLVEEKSNDEALKDDVLPLEDVSDFPGTSHKSNESIEPLEDLPVSKNVKISRLNLRQALNKARTENMVAKAAASMIARAIPTSSTSVCPVSTSLESVTHSQRKYEVRTRSSKNTAGNVITGAIVAREKNTSELNSSSDDSNPERLQTTPQCQWAVMDSTELRTLPEHYGQEMFLRLFQLFTPIMLVQMQQRRSKRKRRTVHNNERADFHYGRIEYGSYPPPEKKRKAFLISPQVKRVLQSKRPKRTNTDKNENQAPSRSSSSSPDEKRCCNECLKSGGCFDECLECKGYYHQLCHIEEDEKTTTHSNVSVQGNVLQNLCPACKRQRSSLSSKDALHSTAQELEKKLAHEKDRRVNLQQESKMYKLQMRNLFNIVNTIKCDPENDSSG, encoded by the exons aTGATGACAGTGAATTCGcgtgtttttcaatattatttggataatttctttaaatttcccAAAGAAATAAGGAATGATATTGTTTACTGTCAGCGCTCTTTAAAGGCTCATATTAAGGTCCATCAG ATGGTGATCGACGTTTTTAACCAGGAGGAAGATGCC GATCCCGCTCAAAAACAACGTATTTTGGAAGAAATTGAATCGGAGATTTACGAAATAAATGCTGAGcagcattttctatttttacgaCTACGTCGTATAGTTGATGAATTCACGAAAATGTTGAAAAGGAATGACGTCCTCATCGATTATGAAGCAATAAATTCTACAATTTCCAAGGAGGTGGTACCACTTATAAATGACCTTACTATTGAAATATTACCCGCAACGGTACTTTTTCGTAATACGGAACAAAAGTTAATCGAAAAGTATTTTGAAGTACAGAAAGAGAAGATAGTATATGAAATTGAAGATTCGGATGAAGACCATAATCAAATTTTGTCTTCAGGTGACTTGATTGATGATTTTAGCGCAAATAGTAATGATGCCTTCCATTTGCAAGGTCCTGGGGGAAATTCAAATAGTTTGTCTCAAATGTCTTTACTAAAACCAATTTCACAACGATTGGTTGGCAGCGGGCGCTTTACCGACGCTTCCAAATTCCTGCAAATGAACCTTGTGgaagaaaaaagtaatgatgAGGCATTAAAGGATGATGTACTGCCGCTAGAAGATGTATCCGATTTTCCCGGTACGTCACATAAAAGTAACGAATCTATTGAGCCATTAGAAGATTTACCTGTTTCTAAGAACGTAAAAATAAGCCGCCTAAATCTCCGTCAAGCTCTTAATAAAGCGCGTACTGAAAATATGGTAGCAAAAGCAGCTGCAAGCATGATAGCGCGAGCTATACCCACTTCCTCGACTTCGGTTTGTCCTGTCTCTACTTCTTTAGAATCGGTAACACATTCTCAACGAAAGTATGAAGTCAGAACAAGATCTTCAAAAAATACTGCTGGAAATGTAATAACGGGTGCAATAGTCGcaagagaaaaaaatacatcAGAATTAAATTCATCTTCTGATGATTCTAATCCTGAAAGACTTCAAACCACACCCCAATGCCAATGGGCTGTCATGGATTCGACTGAACTTCGAACTCTTCCCGAACATTACGGACAAGAAATGTTTTTAcgtttgtttcaactttttaccCCAATAATGCTCGTTCAGATGCAACAACGTCGTTCGAAACGTAAACGTCGTACTGTCCATAACAACGAACGTGCTGATTTTCACTATGGCCGCATTGAg TATGGTAGCTATCCTCCTCCAGAAAAAAAGCGCAAGGCTTTTCTTATTTCACCACAAGTAAAACGCGTTTTACAATCGAAACGCCCGAAGCGTACTAATACTGATAAAAATGAGAACCAAGCACCTTCTCGATCTAGCTCTAGCTCACCAGACGAAAAACGTTGCTGCAATGAATGCCTAAAAAGTGGgg GTTGTTTTGATGAATGTCTCGAATGCAAAGGATATTACCATCAATTATGTCATATAGAAGAAGATGAAAAAACAACTACTCATTCAAATGTTTCTGTTCAAGGAAATGTATTACAGAACCTTTGTCCTGCTTGTAAACGTCAACGATCAAGTTTATCTAgtaaag ATGCTCTGCATTCCACTGCACAAGAGCTTGAAAAAAAACTCGCTCATGAAAAGGATCGGCGAGTGAATTTACAGCAAGAaagcaaaatgtataaattgcAAATGCGCAACCTGTTCAATATTGTTAATACTATCAAATGTGATCCAGAAAATGATAGTTCTGGATAA